From one Streptomyces sp. NBC_01478 genomic stretch:
- a CDS encoding NAD(P)/FAD-dependent oxidoreductase, with protein MTESPHRMSTRAVVVGGSLAGMLAAAAVRDHVDSVEIIEAHDLPEGPEARPGVPQAAHFHVLLSGGANAIEELLPGTVKELLAAGAHRVPMTTNMLICSPEGWYRRWQRDSHYLITASRDLTDSVVRGQVLKDPRVRVRPHTKVTALLGSSRRVTGVRLRAADGTESDLTADLVVDASGKAARTPQWLAELGVSGLAQDRIDSGIAYASRVYRAPVPTRNWPVISVQADPRTGEPGRTGGIVPIEDGRWHVSLIGTPGAQPTREAAEFEPYARTLRHPVIADLLAHAEPLTDVAVTHSTVNRRYYYERLTSWPEGLVALGDSVAAFNPVYGHGMSVAALGAVALRTQLSSLGLTNGLSRKAQRAVAGPVELAWSLAVGQDIHYATTEGKSANTADRLLQRYVSRLSHTATGSYHVATAMTDVLTLQSPGTALLRPGVLAAALMGPPRPQLDGPTFTGEERRLLAEAEIRLPGVTG; from the coding sequence GAGGCACGCCCCGGTGTTCCCCAAGCGGCGCATTTCCACGTCCTGTTGTCCGGTGGGGCGAACGCGATCGAGGAGCTGCTGCCGGGCACGGTCAAGGAGTTGCTGGCCGCCGGCGCCCACCGGGTGCCCATGACGACGAACATGCTGATCTGCTCGCCCGAGGGCTGGTACCGGCGCTGGCAGCGGGACAGCCACTATCTGATCACCGCGAGCCGCGACCTCACGGACTCCGTCGTCCGCGGGCAGGTGCTGAAGGACCCGCGCGTCAGGGTGCGCCCGCACACCAAGGTCACAGCCCTGCTGGGGAGTTCGCGCCGCGTCACCGGCGTACGGCTGCGCGCGGCGGACGGCACCGAGAGCGACCTGACCGCGGATCTCGTCGTCGACGCCTCCGGGAAGGCGGCGCGCACTCCGCAGTGGCTGGCCGAGTTGGGCGTCTCCGGCCTGGCCCAGGACCGCATCGACTCCGGTATCGCGTACGCCAGCCGCGTCTACCGCGCCCCTGTCCCCACCCGCAACTGGCCCGTGATCAGCGTCCAGGCCGACCCGCGGACGGGCGAACCCGGCCGGACCGGCGGCATCGTCCCGATCGAGGACGGCCGCTGGCACGTCAGCCTGATCGGCACCCCGGGTGCCCAACCCACCCGCGAGGCGGCCGAGTTCGAGCCGTACGCCCGCACGCTCCGCCACCCCGTCATCGCCGACCTCCTGGCCCACGCCGAGCCGCTCACCGACGTCGCCGTCACCCACAGCACGGTCAACCGCCGCTACTACTACGAACGGCTCACGTCCTGGCCGGAGGGCCTGGTGGCGCTGGGCGACTCGGTGGCCGCGTTCAACCCGGTGTACGGCCACGGCATGTCGGTGGCGGCCCTGGGCGCCGTGGCACTGCGCACCCAACTGTCCTCCCTGGGCCTCACCAACGGCCTGTCCCGCAAGGCGCAACGGGCCGTCGCGGGCCCTGTCGAACTCGCCTGGAGTCTCGCCGTGGGCCAGGACATCCACTACGCGACGACAGAGGGCAAGAGCGCGAACACCGCCGACCGCCTCCTCCAGCGCTACGTCAGCCGCCTCTCCCACACCGCCACGGGCTCGTACCACGTGGCCACCGCGATGACGGACGTCCTGACCCTCCAGTCCCCCGGCACGGCCCTGCTCCGGCCGGGTGTCCTCGCGGCGGCGCTCATGGGACCGCCGCGGCCGCAGCTCGACGGGCCGACGTTCACGGGTGAGGAGCGGCGGTTGCTGGCCGAGGCGGAGATCCGGCTGCCCGGGGTCACCGGGTAG
- a CDS encoding response regulator transcription factor: MRRTILVVEDDHALRDVLMRGLRDEDYDTVPAPDGATALRLATADVSAAVLDIGLPDADGRDVCQAMRANGFRSPVIFLSAHHRLPDRLSGFSAGGDDYLPKPFHLAELAARLRAALRRAAPPPTATAGDLALDAVRHTVDVRDTRVDLTPTEFRLLATLMAASGGIVTRRELIRAGWPEGAQVHDNTLDQYLTRLRRKLRETGSTRTIGTARGVGHRLS, encoded by the coding sequence ATGCGCCGGACCATCCTGGTCGTCGAGGACGATCACGCCCTGCGGGACGTGCTGATGCGCGGGCTGCGGGACGAGGACTACGACACCGTCCCGGCCCCGGACGGCGCGACCGCCCTGCGCCTGGCCACCGCCGACGTCTCCGCCGCCGTACTCGACATCGGACTGCCCGACGCCGACGGGCGGGACGTGTGCCAGGCGATGCGGGCGAACGGATTCCGCTCCCCGGTCATCTTCCTCAGCGCGCATCACCGGCTGCCCGACCGGCTGTCCGGGTTCTCCGCCGGGGGCGACGACTATCTGCCCAAGCCGTTCCACCTCGCCGAACTCGCCGCCCGCCTGCGGGCGGCCCTCAGACGGGCGGCGCCACCGCCCACCGCCACGGCGGGAGACCTGGCCCTGGACGCCGTCCGGCACACGGTCGACGTCCGCGACACCCGGGTCGACCTGACGCCGACCGAGTTCCGCCTCCTGGCCACGCTCATGGCGGCCTCCGGCGGCATCGTCACCCGCCGCGAACTGATCCGCGCGGGCTGGCCCGAAGGCGCCCAGGTCCACGACAACACCCTCGACCAGTACCTGACCCGGCTGCGCCGAAAACTCCGGGAGACGGGCAGCACCCGCACGATCGGCACGGCCCGCGGGGTCGGACACCGGCTGTCGTGA